One window from the genome of Anaerolineae bacterium encodes:
- a CDS encoding O-antigen ligase family protein — protein sequence MDMHATTDTVPQLSEQSSREKIFKILSLSVPVLMGIFLFFVPFPHTTAIKETCFYGSVTIVLILIYFKKIDFSFKSPLTLPFALFTAWALIGLFFALDKGNSLHDFRAHLLKYLAIYYILINFFSSRKRLTILSWTIIISAAIFSIGGLVYFYVILKNPISIRFGFSRMMAIDLIGFVTIFAMLLSMRQFRLETNWYRRAILVVCLLGTSMATYLTMSRGSLGAVFIALIVFFVKKNKLLVVFLIIFSLIAVRSVPVLKSRLSFSAALKDIRVGINLTTLEIIKDYPVTGIGFGMRTYGYSNFIDLEKYNAKIPPQYRQQTVIRSPHNSLAGVAVRTGIVGLALFLFIYFIFVRLGWKIIRYGKDDFIKDWGVCIMAAFIGVFVQALFADGMFGPQAIVLYTIFAIMTILWQLNTETDSIII from the coding sequence ATGGATATGCACGCAACTACAGACACAGTGCCGCAATTGAGCGAACAAAGCTCAAGAGAAAAAATCTTCAAGATCTTAAGCCTCAGCGTCCCCGTATTAATGGGTATTTTTCTATTTTTTGTTCCTTTTCCACACACAACAGCCATAAAAGAAACCTGTTTTTACGGATCTGTCACAATTGTCCTTATTTTAATCTACTTCAAAAAGATTGACTTTTCCTTCAAGTCGCCGCTTACACTTCCTTTTGCGCTCTTTACCGCATGGGCATTGATCGGCCTTTTTTTTGCGCTTGATAAAGGAAACAGTCTCCACGATTTCAGGGCACATTTACTTAAATATCTGGCGATTTACTACATCCTGATAAATTTTTTCAGTTCCCGAAAACGACTCACAATTTTATCATGGACAATAATCATATCAGCCGCGATTTTTTCCATTGGAGGATTGGTTTACTTTTACGTTATATTGAAAAACCCTATATCAATAAGATTTGGATTCTCCCGAATGATGGCCATTGACCTTATCGGCTTTGTAACCATATTTGCCATGCTTTTATCAATGCGCCAATTCAGACTGGAGACTAACTGGTATCGCAGAGCCATTCTTGTTGTTTGCCTTCTGGGAACATCTATGGCAACATATTTAACAATGTCGAGAGGTTCATTAGGAGCGGTATTTATTGCGCTTATTGTATTTTTTGTTAAAAAAAACAAATTATTAGTTGTATTCCTTATAATCTTCTCCTTGATAGCCGTAAGATCTGTTCCTGTATTAAAGTCTCGCCTTTCGTTCAGTGCTGCTTTAAAGGATATAAGAGTAGGTATAAATCTCACAACATTAGAAATTATCAAAGATTATCCTGTAACCGGAATAGGATTTGGGATGCGAACATATGGATATAGCAATTTTATTGATCTGGAAAAATATAACGCAAAAATACCCCCTCAATATCGGCAACAAACGGTTATTAGATCGCCCCATAATTCTCTTGCAGGCGTGGCTGTCAGAACAGGCATTGTCGGCCTTGCGTTGTTTCTTTTTATTTATTTTATCTTTGTTCGTCTTGGCTGGAAGATAATACGATACGGAAAAGATGATTTTATCAAAGACTGGGGAGTCTGTATAATGGCGGCATTTATCGGTGTTTTTGTACAGGCATTATTTGCGGATGGAATGTTCGGCCCGCAGGCAATTGTTCTCTATACCATATTTGCAATTATGACCATATTGTGGCAACTTAACACGGAAACTGACAGCATCATAATATAA
- the galE gene encoding UDP-glucose 4-epimerase GalE, producing the protein MALLVTGGAGYIGSVCVEEFLLQGHKVVVIDNLQEGHREAVLPEAIFYEGDFGNQSLLRTIFQDHSIDAVIHFAADTRVESSMIDPGRFFNNNVVNGIALLDVMREFSCDRMIFSSTAATFGEPKYIPVDEKHPQVPVNPYGESKLMFEKILDWYHRAYGLKFNALRYFNAAGASKRFGDAKRTVTLLIPVTIQVLLAQREKLYIFGNDYKTKDGTCIRDYIHVLDLFQAHIQALENLDKHPSGKYNLGNGQGFSNLEVVKTVELITGKKVTYEFAPRRPGDPAVLIASSDLAHQELGWKPKYAKLEDIVSSAWEWHKKHPNGYK; encoded by the coding sequence ATGGCGCTACTGGTTACAGGAGGAGCCGGCTATATCGGCTCTGTTTGTGTTGAAGAGTTCTTGCTCCAGGGACATAAAGTAGTAGTAATAGACAATTTGCAGGAAGGACACCGGGAAGCGGTGCTTCCTGAGGCTATTTTCTATGAAGGGGATTTTGGGAATCAATCTTTATTGAGAACGATTTTTCAGGACCACTCCATTGATGCGGTAATCCATTTCGCGGCTGACACCAGAGTTGAATCTTCCATGATTGATCCAGGTCGGTTTTTCAATAATAATGTGGTAAATGGTATCGCTCTTCTGGATGTCATGCGTGAGTTTAGCTGCGACCGAATGATCTTTTCCTCCACCGCCGCAACTTTTGGCGAACCAAAGTATATCCCGGTGGACGAAAAACATCCTCAGGTACCGGTTAATCCGTATGGAGAATCCAAGCTGATGTTTGAAAAAATTCTGGACTGGTACCACAGGGCCTACGGCCTCAAATTCAATGCCCTGCGATACTTCAATGCCGCAGGCGCCAGCAAACGATTCGGTGATGCAAAACGCACGGTTACACTTCTTATTCCAGTAACGATACAGGTTCTGCTTGCACAGCGTGAAAAACTGTATATATTCGGCAATGACTACAAGACAAAAGACGGCACCTGCATCAGAGATTATATACATGTGCTGGATCTGTTCCAGGCTCACATCCAGGCGCTGGAAAATCTGGATAAACATCCCAGCGGCAAATATAACCTGGGCAATGGACAGGGATTTTCCAACCTTGAAGTAGTCAAGACCGTGGAGCTAATAACCGGCAAAAAGGTCACTTATGAATTTGCGCCACGCAGGCCCGGAGATCCGGCAGTTCTTATAGCCTCTTCAGATCTGGCCCATCAGGAACTTGGCTGGAAACCGAAATACGCAAAACTGGAAGATATCGTTTCCTCAGCCTGGGAATGGCATAAAAAGCATCCGAATGGATATAAATAA
- a CDS encoding HD domain-containing protein, whose translation MKNSDLTHLKTWFADYVSGYYTPDAEYNRAIRLKEKHTKRVCDKIVMLGKSLNISEQELLLAETTALLHDIGRFKQYAIYGTFNDMNSKNHARLGLQQIGIHKILNVFSKYEKRLIAKTVAHHNAAVLPEKEDEKTLFFIRLLRDADKLDIWKVFIDYYHERGKNPNSTIELGLADKPICSPRVLQALKECKSVSINDLKTLNDFKLLLIGWAFDLNFVPSFQALQDHNYLEQLASTLPQSKEVKEAVSQARDHVIKCSRKTLSSITH comes from the coding sequence ATGAAAAACAGCGATCTTACACATTTAAAAACCTGGTTTGCCGATTATGTGTCTGGTTACTACACCCCTGATGCAGAATATAACCGCGCTATCAGGTTAAAAGAAAAACATACAAAACGTGTGTGCGACAAAATCGTCATGTTAGGCAAATCCCTGAATATTTCAGAGCAGGAACTGCTGCTGGCGGAAACAACAGCTTTACTGCATGATATCGGAAGGTTTAAACAGTATGCCATATACGGCACATTCAATGATATGAATTCTAAAAACCATGCCCGGCTGGGATTGCAACAGATAGGAATACATAAAATTTTGAATGTATTTTCAAAATATGAAAAAAGGCTGATCGCAAAAACTGTTGCACATCATAATGCCGCTGTTCTTCCTGAAAAAGAGGATGAAAAAACCCTGTTTTTCATTCGGCTCCTCAGAGATGCTGATAAACTCGATATATGGAAGGTTTTTATTGATTACTACCATGAACGGGGAAAAAATCCAAATTCAACCATCGAACTTGGCCTTGCCGATAAACCAATATGTTCGCCCCGTGTTTTGCAGGCTTTGAAAGAATGCAAATCCGTAAGCATAAATGATTTGAAAACATTAAACGACTTTAAGCTGCTTTTAATAGGCTGGGCATTTGATCTGAATTTTGTTCCCTCATTTCAGGCCCTTCAAGACCACAACTATTTAGAGCAGCTTGCGTCAACCCTGCCTCAATCAAAAGAGGTGAAAGAGGCGGTAAGCCAGGCGCGTGATCATGTGATAAAATGTTCAAGAAAAACTTTAAGCTCCATAACGCATTAA
- the mobB gene encoding molybdopterin-guanine dinucleotide biosynthesis protein B, whose product MPPIISIVGKSGSGKTTLIEKIIPELKRRGYRIGTVKHAYHGFDIDQKGKDSSRHKEAGADMVIVASPGKIAMVRDTDSESLECLEGYFHDMDIIIVEGYKRENKPKIEIFRSSTHKKPLCGEDNNLIAFVTDSNIDLKVPKFGLEDIDSLVDFIEKKYL is encoded by the coding sequence ATGCCACCGATTATATCAATCGTAGGAAAGTCTGGATCAGGCAAAACCACACTAATAGAAAAGATAATCCCTGAATTAAAAAGGCGTGGCTATAGAATCGGCACAGTCAAACACGCATATCATGGATTTGACATTGACCAGAAAGGCAAGGACAGCTCACGGCATAAGGAGGCCGGGGCAGACATGGTAATTGTAGCCTCGCCCGGCAAAATCGCAATGGTAAGGGATACTGACTCCGAATCTTTAGAATGTCTTGAGGGATACTTTCATGACATGGACATCATTATAGTCGAAGGTTATAAAAGGGAAAACAAACCTAAAATAGAGATCTTCCGTTCATCAACCCACAAAAAACCTCTTTGCGGGGAAGATAATAATCTCATAGCCTTTGTTACAGATTCAAATATAGACTTGAAAGTGCCGAAGTTCGGATTGGAAGACATAGATAGCCTGGTCGATTTTATAGAAAAAAAGTACTTATGA